The Lycium ferocissimum isolate CSIRO_LF1 unplaced genomic scaffold, AGI_CSIRO_Lferr_CH_V1 ctg23242, whole genome shotgun sequence genome includes the window AtgttacataaaaataattcattttattcttttcatGTCTATAGATTTGTGGCTTGGAATAGTTACTTACCTTGAGCATTTTCTTCAACAATAAATCAAGCATGGAGGCGTGACGATTGTTTTTCACAAGTTGATGACATTTTGCAAGCGAAACTACATGCAGTATTGGATGTTGGTTACTTGATCAATGCACTCCAAAGATGTGCATTCATAAGCATATAGCTCTTGTATACTTGGAGGAAGTTCAGGAAAACTCTCAAGCCTCCTACAACCAGCCAATGCAAGGACTTTAAGTCGAGTGAGACAACTGATACTTGCAACCGAAATATTGGAAAAATTGTTACCATCGAGATTCAATCCCTCCAAGGACGGTAAGAACCCAAGATTAGATAAAATGCCTCCGTCCGAAATGTTGCAGTCACTAAGATCCAGCATGGTCAATGAACAAAGACCCgataaattatgaaaatttacaCTCATAGACTTCTGGCCATGGTTTAAGCTACTTACTTGTGAGCCCAAAGCATTACATCCACGGAGAGATAAGTGCTTAAGGTTTTTTAGAAGAGAAATACAGGACGGAATTGTTCGGATGGTTGTGCCAGTGCAATGGAGGTCCTCTAAACCAACTAAAAGTCCCAAGTCATCTGGTAAATTTTTAAGTTTCGAGCATCCAGACACATCAAGTGTTTTCAGACACTTCAACCTCAAAATACGCTAGAAGACTTCAATATGCTTGCGTAACTTAGATTTATTACACTAACTCTTGAAAGGTTCTCAATGCGTTACGGCGGCAGTCCACTTAAAGATCGCTTCCAAATGCGTTCGCAAAACGATTCATTTCCTCTTTACGGGAATGTTTTTACCTTTGAGCGACTGAAAGAATGAGAATTTCAAGCTTTTCCAATCGAATACTC containing:
- the LOC132043349 gene encoding TMV resistance protein N-like; protein product: MVFIQITNPRAFCCGRIRILRLKCLKTLDVSGCSKLKNLPDDLGLLVGLEDLHCTGTTIRTIPSCISLLKNLKHLSLRGCNALGSQVSSLNHGQKSMSVNFHNLSGLCSLTMLDLSDCNISDGGILSNLGFLPSLEGLNLDGGLRVFLNFLQVYKSYMLMNAHLWSALIK